In Nocardia asteroides, a single genomic region encodes these proteins:
- a CDS encoding SDR family NAD(P)-dependent oxidoreductase, whose product MRHLLRRVSAELYKTREELREVTDAAREPIAIVATGLRLPGADTPEQFWELLAEGRDALRDFPADRGWDTAALYHPDPAHTGTTYTTRGGFLDGVADFDPDFFGISRREALAMDPQQRLLLHTTWEAFERAGIDPRTLRGSRTGVYTGTNGQSYVTGPGPVPAAVEGYLVTGTAASVLSGRIAYTFGFEGPALTVDTACSSSLVALHLAVRALRAGEIDFAVAGGATVLAAPDIFVEFSRQRGLAVDGRCKAFAAGADGTGWAEGVGVLLVERLSDAQRHGHRVLAVLRGSAVNQDGASNGLTAPNGPAQQRVIREALADAGLTTGDVDLIEAHGTGTALGDPIEAQALLATYGRDRATPVWLGSVKSNIGHTQAAAGVAGVIKAVLALERGVLPPTLHVDEPSPLVDWESGQVGLLTEIRDWPETGRPRRAGVSAFGVSGTNAHVVLEQAPENAEAEPVPLTGVAPFVLSAATPEALRGQAARLAAHLDEAAPLGSVASSLIRDRVRFRARAVVLAADHGGLRAGLAAVSGGTSAASVVTGPAQPAAGSVAVVFGGQGSQRAGAGAELYARFPVFRDAFDAAVAPLDAELAAAHSIRAVAFGAPGTEGLIDATEYTQPVIFAVETALYRLLESWGIEIGVVAGHSIGGIVAAHVTGVLTLPDAARLVAARARLMGALPAGGAMVAVRATEAEVRERLAGEARVAVAAVNGPHAVVLSGAEEPVLALAAEFTAAGRRTRRLAVSHGFHSPLMDPVLPEFAAVVAGLTFAEPTGPVLVSDATGAVVTAAELADPAYWTGHLRGTVRFADAVRTARAAGAGVFVEVGAGAVLTPLVAATLGDEVAAVPTARKGRDEVTTVLGAAATVFAHGHRVDWAAVVPEAPRTPLPTYAFRAERFWATVESGQRVAGGHPLLGAVVALAGGDGAVATGQLSLRGHPWLAEHVVAGAVFVPGTALVELAVHLADTVGADTVDELVIEAPLVLRPEAAVELQAQARRTGDAFTVEIHSRPADRPEVPWTRHATGTLRGTGNTESRSIAASSAPAPGVSAPTPPESSATVESWPPADASALDPAEVYARLRAAGLDYGPLFRGLTAVWQRGDTIFAEITLPGGEPGGYTVHPALFDAALHPVALLTGDFTAPRIPFAWTGVRVHAGGATALRVTFTAAPDGLTALRATDTAGRPVLTVDALTLRAATGSAPAVADLYELGWVEHPLPAVTPLGHRIWDAALPETLAALQQAEPEHPLVVLTHGAVAVLDDDRPDPEAAPIWGLARSAQTERPGAVILLDTDDTAASAAVLNHAIAAALDGEPQLALRAGTAHLPRLARSTAAADGRAWNPDGTVLITGGTGGLGAALARHLVAEHGVGHLLLAGRRGTAAPGATELAAELRAAGATVLVVSADVTDRDAVTRLLAAVAPEHPLTAVVHTAGIVDDGVLDAVTPERLAAVLAPKLTAAGHLDELTRDHDLAAFVLYSSVAGILGTAGQAAYAAANTGLDALAARRRADGLPATSLAWGLWAETTGVTAHLTDADRARLARQGVRALATEEGLALFDAAVFHRDRALLIPAPLALTGTADTPVLRGLVRRTRAKAAAAQHDSGLAALPAAERRTTLLELVRREAAAALDHPDPAGIRGDRGLAELGIDSLTAVELRNRLAAATGLKLPATLTFDHPTPDAIAAFLDQLLGGGTGERAVAAQRGSGDDDPIAIVGVALRLPGGIASPEALWRLLESGGDAVAEFPDDRGWDLAALFDDDPATPGTSYTRHGGFLTDAADFDAAAFGMSPREALATDPQQRLLLETAWEALERAGIDPTSLRGSRTGVFAGTMYHDYAPHLQDAPPDLEGYLVNGSAGSIASGRISYTFGFEGPAISVDTACSSSLVALHLAAQSLRSGESELALAGGVAVMSSPATFVEFSRQRALAPDGRCKAFAAAADGTGWAEGVSILVLERLSAARRAGHPVLALVRGSAVNQDGASSGLTAPNGPAQQRVIRQALANAGLTAADVDAVEAHGTGTTLGDPIEAQAVIATYGAGRDPERPLWLGSLKSNVGHTQAAAGGAGIAKMILALRNRTLPRTLHVDAPTPHVDWSDGGVRLLTAAVPWEPGARPRRAGISSFGVSGTNAHVIIEEPPQAPELPARSGQGTATGGAARTMTDADSVPAAPGGGVVSPLPEERPLPWVLSAHTPAALRGQAVALATYLRSRPEVNAADVARTLLEGRAALTERAVLVGDDTALRAGLEALAAGGALPEHAARGSADVAGRTVFVFPGQGGQWRGMAAELYRTAPVFADRLTECAEALAPHVDWDPLPVLLGTAEIDDERVDVVQPALWSVMVALAALWRAHGVEPDAVVGHSQGEIAAAVVAGALSIADGARVVALRSRAIAAAAGPGAMAAVQLSAAAAAELIEPWADRVAVAVVNAPSSVVLSGEIAAVEEILARLAADGVRSRRVAVDYASHSPTVEPLRAELATALAPVRPRESAIPLLSTVTADWIDGTALTGGYWFDNLRGTVRFEQATRALAEAGYRAFVEIGPHPVLATTVEETLEAAGAPATAVVGTLRRDDGGLARFTTSLAAAHTRGIPVEWNAARGNRIELPTYAFQRTRYWIDADRSAARRDERVPRAVTPEPAAPVALDRFTGLDTPARRAAVLSLVRDETAAVLKHPSGDEVAVSRAFRDLGLDSLTAVDLRNRLRAATGLALPATLIFDHPSPEAVAEFVVSALPDGREPEPRDAESALRTLESALTEVNGEAGALAERLRAIADRLDGAAGPAADLDSATDDELFDLVDRT is encoded by the coding sequence ATGCGGCACCTGCTCCGGCGGGTGAGCGCGGAACTCTACAAGACCCGCGAGGAACTGCGCGAGGTCACCGACGCCGCCCGTGAACCCATCGCCATCGTGGCGACCGGGCTCCGCCTGCCCGGCGCCGACACCCCCGAGCAGTTCTGGGAGCTGCTGGCCGAGGGCAGGGACGCGCTGCGCGACTTCCCGGCCGACCGCGGCTGGGACACCGCCGCGCTCTACCACCCGGACCCCGCGCACACCGGGACCACCTACACCACCCGCGGCGGCTTCCTGGACGGCGTCGCCGACTTCGACCCGGACTTCTTCGGCATCTCCCGCCGCGAGGCGCTCGCCATGGACCCGCAGCAGCGGCTGCTGCTGCACACCACCTGGGAGGCGTTCGAGCGGGCCGGGATCGACCCGCGCACCCTGCGCGGCAGCCGCACCGGCGTCTACACCGGCACCAACGGCCAGAGCTACGTCACCGGACCGGGCCCGGTGCCCGCCGCGGTCGAGGGGTACCTGGTCACCGGGACCGCGGCCAGCGTGCTCTCCGGCCGGATCGCCTACACCTTCGGCTTCGAGGGGCCCGCGCTCACCGTCGACACCGCCTGCTCGTCCTCACTGGTGGCGCTGCACCTCGCGGTGCGGGCGCTGCGGGCAGGCGAGATCGACTTCGCGGTGGCGGGCGGCGCGACCGTGCTCGCCGCGCCGGACATCTTCGTGGAGTTCTCCCGGCAGCGCGGGCTCGCTGTGGACGGGCGCTGCAAGGCGTTCGCGGCGGGCGCCGACGGCACCGGCTGGGCCGAGGGTGTCGGGGTGCTGCTGGTCGAGCGGCTCTCCGACGCGCAGCGGCACGGCCACCGGGTGCTCGCCGTGCTGCGCGGCTCGGCGGTGAACCAGGACGGCGCCTCCAACGGCCTCACCGCGCCCAACGGCCCGGCCCAGCAGCGGGTGATCCGGGAGGCGCTCGCCGACGCCGGGCTGACCACCGGCGACGTCGACCTGATCGAGGCGCACGGCACCGGAACCGCGCTCGGCGACCCGATCGAGGCGCAGGCGCTGCTCGCCACCTACGGCCGGGACCGGGCGACGCCGGTGTGGCTGGGCTCGGTGAAGTCCAATATCGGCCACACCCAGGCCGCCGCCGGGGTGGCGGGGGTGATCAAGGCGGTGCTGGCGCTGGAGCGCGGCGTGCTGCCGCCGACGCTGCACGTGGACGAGCCGTCGCCGCTGGTGGACTGGGAGTCCGGGCAGGTCGGGCTGCTCACCGAGATCAGGGACTGGCCGGAGACCGGCAGGCCGCGGCGGGCGGGGGTCTCGGCCTTCGGGGTCTCCGGGACCAATGCGCACGTCGTGCTCGAGCAGGCGCCGGAAAACGCGGAAGCCGAACCGGTTCCACTCACGGGGGTCGCCCCGTTCGTGCTCTCCGCCGCCACTCCGGAGGCGCTGCGCGGGCAGGCCGCGCGGCTCGCCGCGCACCTGGACGAGGCCGCACCGCTCGGTTCGGTGGCGTCGTCGCTCATCCGGGATCGGGTGCGGTTCCGGGCGCGGGCCGTCGTGCTTGCCGCCGATCACGGCGGGCTGCGGGCTGGGCTGGCCGCGGTGTCCGGCGGGACCTCGGCCGCGAGCGTCGTGACCGGCCCCGCACAGCCGGCCGCGGGCTCGGTGGCGGTGGTCTTCGGCGGGCAGGGCAGCCAGCGCGCCGGGGCGGGCGCGGAGCTGTACGCGCGGTTCCCGGTGTTCCGCGATGCCTTCGACGCCGCCGTCGCCCCGCTGGACGCCGAACTGGCCGCAGCGCACTCCATTCGCGCTGTCGCCTTCGGCGCGCCGGGGACCGAGGGGCTGATCGACGCCACCGAGTACACCCAGCCGGTGATCTTCGCGGTGGAGACCGCGCTGTACCGGCTGCTGGAGTCGTGGGGGATCGAGATCGGCGTGGTGGCCGGGCACTCCATCGGCGGGATCGTCGCCGCGCATGTCACCGGGGTGCTGACGCTGCCCGATGCGGCCCGGCTGGTCGCGGCGCGGGCCCGGCTCATGGGCGCGCTGCCCGCGGGCGGGGCGATGGTGGCCGTGCGGGCCACCGAGGCCGAGGTGCGGGAACGGCTGGCCGGTGAGGCGCGGGTCGCGGTGGCCGCGGTGAACGGCCCGCACGCGGTGGTGCTCTCCGGCGCCGAGGAACCGGTGCTCGCGCTGGCCGCGGAATTCACCGCGGCGGGCAGGCGGACCCGCCGTCTCGCCGTCTCGCACGGCTTCCACTCGCCGCTGATGGATCCGGTTCTGCCCGAGTTCGCGGCGGTCGTCGCCGGGCTGACCTTCGCCGAGCCGACCGGGCCGGTGCTGGTCTCCGACGCGACCGGCGCGGTGGTCACCGCGGCCGAGCTCGCCGATCCGGCCTACTGGACCGGGCACCTGCGCGGCACCGTCCGCTTCGCCGACGCCGTGCGCACCGCGCGTGCGGCCGGGGCCGGGGTCTTCGTCGAGGTAGGCGCCGGTGCGGTGCTGACCCCGCTGGTCGCGGCCACGCTCGGGGACGAGGTCGCCGCGGTGCCGACCGCGCGCAAGGGAAGGGACGAGGTCACGACCGTGCTGGGGGCGGCCGCGACGGTCTTCGCGCACGGGCACCGGGTGGACTGGGCCGCGGTGGTGCCCGAGGCCCCACGCACCCCGCTGCCCACCTACGCCTTCCGGGCGGAACGGTTCTGGGCCACCGTGGAATCCGGGCAGCGCGTGGCCGGCGGGCACCCGCTGCTCGGCGCGGTCGTCGCGCTGGCGGGCGGGGACGGCGCGGTCGCCACCGGACAGCTCTCGCTGCGCGGCCACCCGTGGCTGGCCGAGCACGTGGTCGCGGGCGCGGTGTTCGTGCCGGGCACCGCGCTGGTGGAGCTGGCGGTGCACCTGGCCGACACCGTCGGCGCCGACACCGTGGACGAACTCGTCATCGAGGCGCCGCTGGTACTGCGGCCGGAGGCGGCGGTGGAGCTGCAGGCGCAGGCCCGCCGCACCGGCGACGCGTTCACCGTCGAGATCCACTCCCGCCCGGCCGACCGGCCGGAGGTTCCGTGGACCCGGCACGCCACCGGCACCCTGCGCGGTACCGGCAATACCGAATCCCGGTCGATCGCCGCCTCTTCCGCGCCGGCACCGGGGGTTTCCGCGCCCACCCCGCCGGAATCGTCGGCCACCGTGGAATCCTGGCCGCCCGCCGACGCCTCCGCGCTCGACCCGGCCGAGGTCTACGCCCGGCTGCGCGCCGCGGGGCTGGACTACGGCCCGCTCTTCCGCGGCCTCACCGCCGTGTGGCAGCGCGGCGACACGATCTTCGCCGAGATCACGCTGCCCGGCGGCGAGCCGGGCGGCTACACCGTGCACCCGGCGCTCTTCGACGCCGCGCTGCACCCGGTCGCGCTGCTCACCGGCGACTTCACCGCGCCGCGCATCCCGTTCGCCTGGACCGGCGTCCGGGTGCACGCCGGTGGCGCCACCGCGCTGCGCGTCACCTTCACCGCCGCCCCGGACGGCCTCACCGCGCTGCGCGCCACCGACACCGCGGGCCGCCCGGTGCTCACCGTCGACGCGCTCACCCTGCGCGCCGCCACCGGCTCCGCACCCGCGGTGGCAGATCTGTACGAGCTCGGCTGGGTGGAGCATCCGCTGCCCGCGGTCACCCCGCTCGGGCACCGGATCTGGGACGCGGCGCTGCCGGAGACCCTCGCCGCCCTGCAGCAGGCCGAGCCCGAGCACCCGCTGGTCGTGCTCACGCACGGCGCCGTCGCCGTGCTCGACGACGACCGGCCGGACCCGGAAGCCGCCCCGATCTGGGGGCTGGCCCGCAGCGCGCAGACCGAGCGGCCGGGCGCGGTCATCCTGCTCGACACCGACGACACCGCCGCGTCGGCCGCCGTCCTGAACCACGCCATCGCCGCCGCGCTCGACGGCGAGCCGCAACTCGCGCTGCGCGCGGGCACCGCCCACCTGCCCCGCCTGGCCCGCTCCACCGCTGCCGCCGACGGCAGGGCCTGGAACCCGGACGGCACCGTGTTGATCACCGGCGGTACCGGCGGACTCGGCGCGGCACTCGCCAGGCACCTGGTCGCCGAGCACGGCGTCGGGCACCTCCTGCTGGCCGGACGCCGCGGAACGGCAGCACCCGGCGCCACCGAACTCGCGGCCGAGCTGCGCGCCGCCGGCGCGACCGTGCTGGTGGTCTCGGCCGACGTCACCGACCGGGACGCCGTCACAAGGCTGCTCGCGGCCGTCGCGCCGGAGCACCCGCTCACCGCGGTCGTGCACACCGCGGGCATCGTCGACGACGGCGTGCTCGACGCGGTGACCCCGGAGCGGCTGGCCGCCGTCCTCGCCCCCAAGCTCACCGCCGCCGGGCACCTCGACGAGCTCACCCGCGACCACGACCTGGCCGCCTTCGTCCTCTACTCCTCCGTCGCGGGCATCCTCGGCACCGCGGGCCAGGCCGCCTACGCCGCCGCCAACACCGGCCTGGACGCGCTGGCCGCGCGGCGCCGCGCCGACGGCCTGCCCGCCACCTCGCTCGCCTGGGGGCTGTGGGCCGAGACGACCGGCGTCACCGCGCACCTCACCGACGCCGACCGGGCCCGGCTGGCCCGCCAGGGCGTCCGGGCGCTGGCCACCGAGGAGGGGCTCGCGCTCTTCGACGCCGCCGTCTTCCACCGGGACCGGGCCCTGCTGATCCCGGCCCCGCTCGCGCTCACCGGCACCGCCGACACCCCGGTCCTGCGTGGCCTCGTCCGCCGGACCCGGGCGAAGGCAGCGGCGGCGCAGCACGATTCGGGGCTGGCCGCGCTGCCCGCCGCCGAGCGCCGCACGACCCTGCTCGAGCTGGTGCGCCGGGAGGCCGCCGCCGCGCTCGACCACCCGGACCCCGCTGGCATCCGCGGCGACCGCGGGCTCGCCGAGCTCGGCATCGACTCGCTCACCGCCGTCGAGCTGCGCAACCGCCTGGCCGCCGCCACCGGGCTGAAACTCCCGGCCACGCTCACCTTCGACCACCCCACCCCGGACGCCATCGCCGCCTTCCTCGACCAACTGCTCGGCGGCGGGACCGGCGAGCGGGCGGTCGCCGCGCAGCGCGGCAGCGGGGACGACGACCCGATCGCCATCGTCGGGGTCGCGCTGCGGCTGCCCGGCGGGATCGCGAGCCCGGAGGCGCTCTGGCGGCTGCTGGAATCCGGCGGCGACGCGGTCGCCGAATTCCCGGACGACCGCGGCTGGGATCTGGCCGCGCTCTTCGACGACGACCCGGCCACCCCGGGCACCTCGTACACCAGGCACGGCGGATTCCTCACCGACGCCGCCGATTTCGACGCCGCCGCCTTCGGCATGTCGCCGCGCGAGGCGCTCGCCACCGACCCGCAGCAGCGGCTGCTGCTGGAGACCGCCTGGGAGGCGCTGGAACGGGCCGGGATCGACCCGACCTCGCTGCGCGGCAGCCGGACCGGCGTCTTCGCGGGCACCATGTACCACGACTACGCCCCGCACCTCCAGGACGCGCCGCCCGACCTGGAGGGGTACCTGGTGAACGGCAGCGCGGGCAGCATCGCCAGCGGCCGCATCTCCTACACGTTCGGGTTCGAGGGGCCCGCCATCAGCGTGGACACCGCCTGCTCGTCCTCGCTGGTCGCGCTGCACCTGGCCGCGCAGTCGCTGCGCTCGGGGGAGAGCGAGCTGGCGCTGGCGGGCGGGGTCGCGGTGATGTCGAGCCCGGCCACCTTCGTCGAGTTCTCCCGGCAGCGGGCGCTCGCCCCCGACGGGCGGTGCAAGGCGTTCGCGGCGGCCGCGGACGGCACCGGCTGGGCCGAGGGGGTGAGCATCCTGGTACTCGAGCGGCTCTCCGCCGCGCGGCGCGCCGGGCATCCGGTGCTCGCGCTGGTCCGCGGCTCCGCGGTGAACCAGGACGGCGCCTCCAGCGGGCTGACCGCGCCGAACGGCCCCGCGCAGCAGCGGGTGATCCGGCAGGCGCTGGCCAATGCCGGGCTCACCGCCGCCGACGTGGACGCGGTCGAGGCGCACGGCACCGGCACCACGCTCGGCGACCCGATCGAGGCGCAGGCGGTGATCGCCACCTACGGCGCCGGGCGGGACCCGGAGCGGCCGCTGTGGCTGGGGTCGCTGAAGTCCAACGTCGGGCACACCCAGGCGGCCGCGGGCGGCGCCGGGATCGCGAAGATGATCCTGGCGCTGCGGAATCGGACCCTGCCGCGCACCCTGCACGTCGACGCGCCGACGCCGCACGTGGACTGGTCGGACGGGGGAGTCCGGCTGCTCACCGCCGCCGTCCCGTGGGAGCCGGGTGCCCGCCCGCGCCGCGCGGGCATCTCCTCCTTCGGCGTCAGCGGCACGAACGCGCACGTCATCATCGAGGAGCCGCCCCAGGCGCCGGAGCTGCCCGCCCGGAGCGGGCAGGGAACGGCCACCGGCGGAGCCGCGCGCACGATGACCGACGCCGATTCGGTGCCGGCCGCGCCCGGCGGCGGTGTCGTGAGCCCGCTGCCGGAGGAGCGGCCGCTGCCCTGGGTGCTCTCCGCGCACACCCCGGCAGCGCTGCGCGGCCAGGCGGTGGCGCTCGCCACCTACCTGCGCTCCCGGCCCGAGGTGAACGCCGCCGACGTGGCGCGCACCCTGCTCGAGGGCAGGGCCGCGCTGACCGAGCGGGCGGTGCTGGTCGGCGACGACACCGCACTGCGCGCCGGACTGGAGGCGCTCGCCGCGGGCGGCGCGCTCCCCGAGCACGCCGCGCGCGGCAGCGCCGACGTGGCCGGGCGCACCGTCTTCGTCTTCCCCGGCCAGGGCGGCCAGTGGCGCGGCATGGCCGCCGAGCTGTACCGTACCGCCCCGGTCTTCGCCGACCGGCTCACCGAGTGCGCCGAGGCGCTCGCCCCGCACGTGGACTGGGATCCGCTCCCGGTGCTGCTCGGCACGGCCGAGATCGACGACGAGCGGGTCGACGTGGTGCAGCCCGCGCTGTGGTCGGTCATGGTGGCGCTGGCCGCGCTGTGGCGCGCGCACGGCGTCGAACCGGATGCCGTCGTCGGGCACTCGCAGGGCGAGATCGCCGCGGCCGTCGTCGCGGGCGCGCTCTCGATCGCGGACGGCGCCCGCGTGGTCGCGCTGCGCAGCCGCGCCATCGCCGCGGCCGCCGGTCCCGGCGCGATGGCCGCGGTGCAGCTGTCCGCCGCCGCGGCCGCCGAGCTGATCGAGCCGTGGGCCGACCGGGTCGCGGTCGCCGTGGTCAACGCACCGAGCTCGGTGGTGCTCTCCGGCGAGATCGCGGCCGTGGAGGAGATCCTGGCCCGGCTGGCGGCCGACGGCGTGCGCAGCCGCAGGGTCGCCGTCGACTACGCCTCGCACTCCCCGACGGTGGAGCCGCTGCGCGCCGAGCTGGCCACCGCGCTCGCCCCGGTGCGGCCGCGGGAGTCGGCGATCCCGCTGCTCTCCACGGTGACCGCCGACTGGATCGACGGCACCGCGCTCACCGGCGGCTACTGGTTCGACAACCTGCGCGGCACGGTCCGCTTCGAGCAGGCGACCCGCGCCCTTGCCGAGGCGGGCTACCGGGCCTTCGTGGAGATCGGGCCGCACCCGGTGCTCGCGACCACCGTCGAGGAGACGCTGGAGGCGGCCGGTGCTCCCGCCACCGCCGTCGTCGGCACCCTGCGCCGCGACGACGGCGGCCTCGCCCGCTTCACCACCTCGCTCGCCGCCGCGCACACCAGGGGCATCCCGGTGGAGTGGAATGCTGCGCGGGGCAACCGGATCGAGCTGCCCACCTACGCATTCCAGCGCACCCGCTACTGGATCGACGCCGACCGCTCCGCCGCCCGCCGCGACGAGCGCGTACCCCGCGCGGTAACCCCGGAACCGGCCGCCCCGGTCGCGCTCGACCGCTTCACCGGGCTGGACACCCCGGCCCGGCGCGCCGCCGTGCTCTCGCTGGTCCGGGACGA